A genomic region of Fluviispira vulneris contains the following coding sequences:
- a CDS encoding ATP-binding cassette domain-containing protein, with protein MTGNSEFLICEGVKTHNLKNINLKIPLKKWIAITGVSGSGKSSLAFDTIYSESQRRFLETLGTYERQFLQGLPQGEFVEIDNIPAAVSLKQNNKTGDPRSVIASSADIAAPLRNLFIALMDPSCSKCGSQVHVDQAKDLIDYLNKEEIKQNNLNFLISVPYTVHSKKSIEDLIFEGYSRAHMNNEIVELEDYLTHKNKIIPKRIEIILDRINWQLNEDELANRIETIWSQVKFSPRFSFINLFEISNKKELSEEKKVFHVQPFCTDCNQQTTIIQSNDLDWQSILGACTKCNGLGNIPVLDPLKIIPNPNLSIIDGAIKPWNSDTFLWMKEELIRACKKRNIKISTPYEKLPKEAKDFIWIGDDSDKKNKNSEYVTLKNFFDVLEQERYKSTSRILLAKYRKYENCPECLGARLGKAGMKAKCFQSSYNDLFQQEIAKTKKWLEQIKLEKKYEKKINAIQEIYEEVYKKVSLLEKLGLGSAQLFRRCKTLSGGEYQRVLLTRVIGNGLTDALYVLDEPSIGLGKNEIPSLIKCIEELRDLGNTILMVEHDKQLISRADEIFELGPGGGEEGGSLLTVKNKTPQCFQTQISKNLLNLNKKNINPLQTFQKENSIILNKFSAMNCKNLDIEFILSKLNVIVGPSGAGKSTLIRFGLEAALEKYKETQITENSDFDADAKIGTWEDFSFPNHFFDNNDIISVEQKALHRTISSVPATILGLMDILRKNFASTHEAKSQGLQLSDFSFNGAGGCENCNGKGTIEDDLFFLGSVEKICPECNGTRYRNEILSVTWNKKNISEWLSTSINECLSTLGKQQGFVKALTLCKQLGLGHIPLGLPTTSMSGGEAQRLRICAALAKSSKKIFCLLDEPTRGLSDFDIGKLLETLLRLCNEGHTFVVVEHHELFEENAHHLIKMGPGSGVQGGKIIERLLASAQG; from the coding sequence TTTCTTTAAAACAAAATAATAAAACAGGCGATCCTCGGAGTGTGATTGCATCTTCCGCTGATATTGCAGCTCCTTTACGCAATCTTTTTATTGCATTGATGGATCCTTCTTGTTCGAAATGTGGATCACAAGTTCATGTTGATCAAGCAAAAGATCTTATAGATTACTTAAATAAAGAAGAAATAAAACAAAATAATTTAAATTTTTTAATATCTGTTCCTTATACAGTCCATTCAAAAAAAAGCATAGAAGATCTCATTTTTGAAGGGTATTCTAGAGCACATATGAACAATGAAATTGTTGAATTAGAAGACTATTTGACACATAAAAATAAAATAATTCCCAAAAGAATTGAAATTATTTTAGATCGCATTAATTGGCAATTAAATGAAGATGAACTTGCTAATCGTATTGAGACTATTTGGTCTCAAGTAAAATTTTCACCTCGCTTTTCTTTTATAAATTTGTTTGAAATAAGTAACAAAAAAGAATTAAGTGAAGAAAAAAAAGTATTTCATGTACAACCATTTTGCACAGATTGCAACCAACAGACGACTATTATACAATCGAATGATTTAGATTGGCAATCTATTTTAGGTGCATGTACAAAATGTAATGGCCTTGGAAATATTCCTGTGCTTGATCCACTAAAAATCATTCCAAATCCTAATTTATCAATCATTGATGGCGCCATTAAACCTTGGAATTCGGATACATTTTTATGGATGAAAGAAGAACTAATAAGGGCATGCAAAAAAAGAAATATTAAAATAAGCACCCCCTATGAAAAGCTTCCAAAAGAAGCGAAAGATTTTATTTGGATAGGAGATGATTCAGATAAAAAAAATAAAAATTCAGAATATGTTACTTTAAAAAATTTCTTTGACGTTTTAGAACAAGAACGCTACAAAAGTACTTCTAGAATACTTCTTGCTAAATATAGAAAATATGAAAATTGTCCTGAATGCCTTGGAGCTCGATTAGGAAAAGCAGGAATGAAAGCAAAATGTTTTCAATCATCTTACAATGATCTATTTCAACAGGAAATCGCAAAAACTAAGAAATGGCTTGAACAGATTAAACTTGAAAAAAAATACGAAAAAAAAATTAACGCAATTCAAGAAATATATGAAGAAGTTTATAAAAAAGTTTCACTGCTCGAAAAGTTAGGTCTTGGTTCTGCTCAACTTTTTAGAAGGTGTAAAACCCTTTCCGGAGGAGAATATCAGCGTGTGCTTTTAACGCGTGTCATAGGCAATGGTCTGACTGATGCTCTTTATGTGTTAGATGAACCCAGTATTGGACTCGGCAAAAATGAAATACCTTCACTTATTAAATGTATAGAAGAATTACGTGATTTAGGTAATACAATTCTCATGGTTGAACATGATAAACAATTGATTTCAAGAGCAGACGAAATTTTTGAATTAGGGCCTGGAGGAGGGGAAGAAGGTGGCTCTTTACTGACTGTGAAAAATAAAACACCTCAATGCTTTCAAACACAAATAAGTAAAAATTTATTGAATTTAAATAAAAAAAACATTAACCCTCTTCAAACTTTCCAAAAAGAAAATTCTATTATTTTAAATAAATTTTCTGCCATGAATTGCAAAAATTTAGATATAGAATTTATATTAAGTAAACTGAACGTTATAGTTGGTCCTAGTGGTGCTGGAAAATCAACTCTTATTCGCTTTGGTCTTGAAGCAGCGCTTGAAAAATATAAAGAAACACAAATCACTGAAAATTCTGATTTTGACGCAGACGCAAAAATAGGAACTTGGGAAGATTTCAGCTTTCCCAATCATTTTTTTGATAATAATGATATTATAAGTGTGGAACAAAAAGCTTTACACCGAACTATATCTAGTGTCCCAGCAACAATTTTAGGGCTTATGGATATTTTGCGGAAAAACTTTGCTTCGACCCATGAAGCAAAATCACAAGGCCTACAGCTTTCAGATTTTTCCTTTAATGGTGCAGGTGGATGCGAAAATTGTAATGGAAAAGGCACTATTGAAGATGATTTATTCTTTTTAGGATCCGTAGAAAAGATATGTCCAGAATGCAATGGCACACGCTACCGTAATGAAATCCTGTCTGTCACTTGGAATAAAAAAAATATCAGTGAGTGGCTTTCCACAAGTATAAATGAATGTCTTTCTACGCTTGGTAAGCAACAAGGTTTCGTTAAGGCTCTCACTCTTTGTAAACAGCTGGGACTGGGCCATATCCCACTTGGGTTGCCCACAACCTCAATGTCAGGTGGGGAGGCACAACGTCTACGTATTTGCGCAGCTCTTGCAAAGTCTTCCAAAAAGATCTTCTGCTTACTTGACGAACCTACGCGCGGGCTTTCTGATTTTGACATTGGAAAGCTTCTTGAAACTTTATTGCGTCTTTGTAACGAAGGGCATACATTTGTCGTTGTAGAGCATCATGAACTTTTCGAAGAAAATGCACACCATCTTATAAAAATGGGACCAGGGAGTGGTGTTCAAGGTGGAAAAATCATAGAAAGATTGTTAGCAAGTGCTCAAGGATAA
- a CDS encoding phosphatidylserine decarboxylase, whose protein sequence is MLKSILGSASKQIEVIKRKSGEKFIEKIYGEDAMKVFYGSPAGAAFTAKFLTNKWISNIYGAYNDSGASKHKIEEFVNNMGIDVSESEKDISEYHSFNDFFARKLHPRARPINRLTNSVISPGDGRLLVFPKISETTLSYVKWAPIQLIDLFQGNESLVERYKNGSCAILRLCPSDYHRFHFPVSGKAGITKTVPGLLHSVNPYALEQQIPVYCMNKRTLCELDSDQFGKVLLMEVGALFVGTIVQTYRPAMQVEKGDEKGYFKFGGSTCILFFENGIMEFDTDIVKSSEQGLETLVQMGEKIGHLAERTV, encoded by the coding sequence ATGTTAAAATCTATTTTAGGAAGCGCCTCTAAGCAAATTGAAGTTATTAAAAGAAAAAGTGGAGAAAAATTCATAGAAAAAATTTATGGCGAAGATGCTATGAAAGTTTTTTATGGAAGTCCTGCTGGGGCTGCTTTTACTGCAAAATTTTTAACGAACAAATGGATCAGTAACATTTATGGCGCTTATAACGATTCTGGAGCGAGTAAGCATAAAATTGAAGAATTTGTAAATAACATGGGCATCGATGTCTCTGAATCTGAAAAAGATATTTCCGAATATCATTCTTTTAACGATTTTTTTGCAAGAAAATTACATCCACGCGCAAGACCAATCAATCGCCTCACGAATAGTGTTATTTCCCCAGGTGATGGAAGATTGCTCGTTTTTCCAAAAATATCCGAAACAACTCTAAGTTATGTGAAATGGGCTCCTATCCAACTGATAGATCTTTTTCAAGGCAATGAAAGTTTAGTAGAACGTTATAAAAACGGTTCATGCGCCATTCTCCGTCTCTGCCCATCAGATTACCATCGATTTCACTTTCCGGTATCTGGTAAAGCAGGAATCACAAAAACTGTGCCAGGATTACTTCATTCGGTAAATCCTTATGCATTAGAGCAACAAATTCCAGTCTATTGCATGAATAAACGTACACTGTGTGAATTGGACTCTGATCAATTTGGCAAAGTATTATTAATGGAGGTGGGTGCACTTTTTGTGGGAACAATTGTGCAAACTTATAGACCAGCTATGCAAGTCGAAAAAGGCGATGAAAAGGGTTACTTTAAATTTGGCGGAAGCACATGCATTCTCTTTTTCGAAAATGGTATCATGGAATTCGATACAGATATTGTAAAATCATCTGAGCAGGGCTTGGAAACTTTAGTCCAAATGGGTGAAAAAATAGGTCATTTAGCAGAAAGGACAGTCTGA
- a CDS encoding GNAT family N-acetyltransferase gives MYNSDVFPEIVREKNFSFRELEYLTNICFESNNYLNNFPQVFHNDNKENLFLYKINGLAVSFCSIHPIHFQLPNLALSSYCIGSVCTHPNFRKKGFAKKLLMEVECKAKENQVDFLFLFSDFKALYTDLNYVPAGNTYLAQVNSRIPSPNYLNKLKKFKSEYNKAVQKFAEKKLDFSNINYLDVIDDRKKYDIWQFIVRNAPKSESILSYLEFSDILKIKNMQLFILSHEKKICAIAFVNKGDDFQNVIHSLYFSEFNYSLILLHDVIVNNNEEELIFFPGSHSSKFFSLFDFQSIPSLFLKSLDEKKIATQKLQELCEKNDIFIGSLQGT, from the coding sequence ATGTACAATTCGGATGTTTTCCCTGAAATCGTCCGAGAAAAAAATTTCTCATTTAGAGAATTAGAATATTTGACCAATATCTGTTTTGAAAGCAATAATTACTTAAATAATTTTCCTCAAGTTTTTCATAATGACAATAAAGAAAATCTCTTTTTATATAAAATAAATGGATTAGCTGTTTCATTCTGTTCAATTCATCCCATTCACTTTCAATTACCCAATCTTGCGCTAAGTTCATATTGCATAGGCAGTGTGTGCACCCATCCAAATTTTAGAAAAAAAGGTTTTGCTAAAAAACTTTTAATGGAAGTTGAATGCAAAGCTAAAGAAAATCAGGTTGATTTTTTATTTTTATTTAGCGACTTTAAAGCATTGTATACAGATTTAAATTATGTTCCGGCTGGCAATACTTATTTAGCTCAAGTAAATTCAAGAATACCTTCTCCTAATTATCTAAATAAATTAAAAAAATTCAAATCTGAATACAATAAAGCTGTACAAAAATTCGCCGAAAAAAAACTAGATTTTTCGAATATTAATTATTTAGATGTAATAGATGATAGAAAAAAATACGATATATGGCAATTTATTGTTCGCAATGCTCCAAAATCTGAATCCATACTTTCTTATCTCGAATTTTCTGACATTTTAAAAATTAAAAATATGCAACTCTTTATTTTAAGTCATGAGAAAAAAATATGTGCTATTGCTTTTGTTAACAAAGGGGATGACTTTCAAAATGTGATTCATTCTTTATACTTCAGTGAATTTAATTATTCTCTTATTCTTCTCCATGATGTTATTGTTAACAATAATGAAGAAGAGCTTATTTTTTTCCCAGGTTCACATTCTTCTAAATTTTTCTCACTTTTTGATTTTCAATCCATTCCCTCTCTTTTCCTAAAATCTCTCGATGAGAAAAAAATTGCTACGCAAAAATTGCAGGAATTATGCGAAAAAAATGACATATTCATTGGTAGCTTGCAAGGTACATAA
- a CDS encoding acyl-CoA thioesterase: MKKVIVHDKSIEMTVLMTPDLVNFSGKVHGGAIMRLLDQVAYVCASRFSGHYVVTLSADQVFFRHPIHVGELVTFLANVNYTGKSSMEIGIKVVSENTRTRIRNHVLSSYFTMVAVDENSRPVEIAKVDVTTNKDQERFESALQRKKMREQFWKK, from the coding sequence ATGAAAAAAGTAATTGTTCATGATAAATCTATCGAGATGACAGTGCTTATGACTCCGGATTTAGTGAATTTTTCTGGAAAAGTACACGGTGGCGCAATTATGCGACTGCTTGACCAAGTTGCTTATGTTTGTGCTTCGCGCTTTTCAGGCCACTATGTTGTTACTTTATCTGCGGATCAAGTTTTCTTTAGACACCCTATTCATGTAGGTGAGCTTGTTACTTTTTTAGCAAATGTCAATTACACTGGCAAATCATCAATGGAAATAGGGATTAAAGTCGTTTCAGAAAACACACGCACACGCATTCGTAACCATGTCTTATCCAGTTATTTTACAATGGTAGCTGTCGATGAAAACTCTCGACCCGTAGAAATAGCCAAAGTTGATGTGACGACTAATAAAGATCAAGAGCGTTTTGAATCTGCTTTACAAAGAAAAAAAATGCGTGAACAATTTTGGAAAAAATAA
- a CDS encoding S8 family serine peptidase produces the protein MIINKKNILILSVPVIAISFLSSCGNKNRENGDLSAKSVNIAQSSLDANNSTNKRNKFCTDLANEKLNPLGKYQWHLKNTGQDAFASESGIAGEDINVDDVLKKQCLSGYGIRVGLVDSGLDIAHKSLNPNIDNEEYVSKSWSINFKNNRLAPNDPSPSPAEDSDGDLEDDVVDHGTMVAGIIAMRSNLGFGGSGVAPRAKLSGYNVISTGSQNFQNFIDALGGSDASQGNDIFNMSFGFSNLEQIPDSHPLISSGALAMRYGARQLRDGKGALYVKSAGNGYISSGIFYFKCSKANEINVSCQNSNMNLLNAIPETIVVGALNAKGKKSSYSTAGSSLWVSAPGGEYGVNKEFVEERYSNYDKKIDWSKYRATIGEPAIITTDYSGTRYGMSKSANLNDLDSVLNIRNQFNALDYDENLDGDYTNTMNGTSSAAPVTSGSLALVLEANPNLTWRDVKYILAKTSTKVDQDNPGSQVELVKGDSNSLYQAEQGWVTNAAGFSFSNWYGFGRVNVADAVKLAKNYKVNLGQYQEMSSKFFDHAKLVPKADPNGYVTSINIPARDGLNIESVQVQVSAESTNLGDIGFELTSPSGTKSILWNVGNGFVYTKKLDKITLQSNAFYGEKSTGSWKLKVINAGFFNSNTTFKGWKIMVTGHK, from the coding sequence ATGATCATAAATAAAAAGAATATTCTTATTCTTTCAGTACCTGTTATTGCCATCTCGTTTTTATCTTCCTGTGGCAATAAAAATAGAGAAAATGGAGATTTATCGGCTAAATCAGTCAATATTGCTCAAAGTTCTTTAGATGCAAATAACTCAACCAATAAACGAAATAAATTTTGTACTGATTTAGCTAACGAAAAGTTAAATCCTCTAGGAAAATATCAATGGCATTTAAAGAATACAGGCCAAGATGCATTTGCTTCTGAAAGTGGAATTGCAGGTGAAGATATAAATGTCGACGATGTATTAAAGAAACAATGCTTAAGTGGATATGGAATTCGTGTTGGACTTGTTGACTCGGGTCTAGATATTGCTCATAAATCATTAAATCCGAATATTGATAACGAAGAATATGTTAGTAAGTCTTGGTCGATTAACTTTAAAAATAATCGCTTAGCTCCAAATGATCCTTCGCCTTCGCCCGCAGAAGACAGCGATGGTGATTTAGAAGATGATGTAGTCGATCATGGAACGATGGTTGCAGGTATAATTGCTATGCGCAGTAATCTTGGGTTTGGAGGTTCTGGGGTTGCACCACGTGCTAAGTTATCTGGATATAATGTTATATCGACTGGGTCACAAAACTTTCAAAATTTTATTGATGCACTTGGTGGTTCGGATGCCTCTCAAGGAAATGACATATTTAATATGAGCTTCGGTTTTTCGAATCTCGAACAGATTCCAGACAGTCACCCATTAATCAGTTCGGGCGCTTTGGCAATGCGTTATGGAGCACGCCAGTTGCGTGATGGAAAAGGCGCACTTTATGTCAAATCTGCCGGCAATGGGTATATATCTTCAGGTATATTTTATTTTAAATGCTCTAAAGCAAATGAAATAAATGTTTCCTGCCAAAATTCAAATATGAATTTATTAAATGCGATACCTGAAACTATTGTTGTTGGTGCATTAAATGCAAAAGGAAAAAAATCGAGTTATTCAACTGCTGGATCTTCACTTTGGGTCAGTGCCCCAGGGGGAGAATATGGAGTCAACAAAGAATTTGTTGAAGAGAGATACAGCAATTATGATAAAAAAATCGATTGGAGCAAATATAGAGCTACGATTGGTGAGCCTGCTATAATTACGACTGACTATAGTGGAACTCGCTATGGCATGAGTAAATCGGCGAATTTAAATGATCTTGATTCCGTATTAAACATACGCAATCAATTTAATGCTCTCGATTACGATGAGAATTTAGATGGCGATTATACGAATACAATGAATGGCACATCATCAGCAGCGCCTGTGACTTCCGGAAGCTTGGCCCTTGTTTTAGAAGCGAATCCTAATTTAACTTGGCGAGACGTAAAATACATTTTAGCAAAAACATCGACAAAAGTTGATCAAGACAATCCAGGTTCTCAAGTTGAATTGGTTAAGGGAGATAGCAATTCACTTTACCAAGCTGAGCAAGGTTGGGTCACAAATGCGGCTGGATTTAGCTTTTCAAATTGGTATGGTTTTGGCCGAGTCAATGTTGCAGATGCAGTTAAATTGGCAAAAAATTATAAAGTCAATTTAGGCCAATATCAGGAAATGAGCTCAAAATTCTTTGATCATGCAAAACTAGTCCCTAAAGCAGATCCAAATGGTTATGTTACAAGTATAAATATTCCTGCTCGGGATGGCTTAAATATAGAATCAGTGCAAGTTCAAGTGTCTGCAGAAAGTACAAATTTAGGAGATATTGGTTTTGAACTGACTTCTCCAAGTGGAACTAAGAGCATTCTTTGGAATGTCGGAAATGGTTTTGTCTACACCAAAAAATTGGATAAGATCACCTTACAAAGCAATGCTTTCTATGGAGAAAAGAGCACTGGAAGCTGGAAACTTAAAGTGATCAATGCTGGTTTCTTCAATTCTAATACGACATTTAAAGGCTGGAAAATTATGGTCACTGGGCATAAATAA
- a CDS encoding S8 family serine peptidase, with translation MGLYKNCTALLSVSVVSISFLSSCGKGSNQSELQFANKSEALDVENNISELKASKFCTDLDNEKLNPLAKYQWHLKNTGQKAFASNPGVSGEDINVASVLKEDCLSGYGVNVAVVDTGLEIKHRSLKDNVERNDRVNQELPTSLNFRENRLQKNDPSPIAQDKDDHGTMVAGIIGMRSNLGYGGSGVAPRAFLTGYNIIQAEDNVQTFQNFVDSLGGSDESNKNHIFSMSYGDNNISQISADDFVTNGSLTAYRYGVKNLRDGKGALYVKAAGNGFYKLGNEEPYISACKTALELNVSCQNSNMNTDNSLPEVITVGALNAKGIKTSYSTTGSSLWISAPGGEFGFDKEWISEQFTRLGTAFDWANKRATAGDPAIVTTDMSGSASGMSKRINFNTAEEIFDIRNTFNAGLVEGNESYDYTNTMNGTSSATPVTSGSIALILEANPKLTWRDVKYILAKTATKVDPYFEGVKVKLADGEYQAEQGWVNNAAGFHFSNYYGFGRVNVADAVKLAKKYKLGSLGQYVEIPRESALKTIGFNTEIKQGVQNSYTVSLPAVKSSQNLTLESVRLFVSIDSSYIGDVGIELTSPSGTKSIIWNIGNAFSNKGNLKNMPIQSNAFYGENSKGVWKVKIINSGLHSANVKLKGLGIQFAGQKTKA, from the coding sequence ATGGGTTTATACAAGAACTGCACAGCATTGCTTTCGGTATCAGTCGTATCTATTTCTTTCCTATCATCATGTGGAAAGGGTTCCAATCAATCAGAACTGCAATTTGCAAATAAATCTGAAGCACTTGATGTTGAGAATAATATCTCAGAATTAAAGGCTTCAAAATTTTGTACAGATTTGGACAATGAAAAATTAAATCCCCTAGCTAAATACCAATGGCATTTAAAGAATACTGGCCAAAAAGCATTTGCCTCTAATCCCGGAGTCTCTGGCGAAGATATAAATGTCGCAAGTGTTTTGAAAGAAGATTGCCTCAGTGGCTATGGAGTTAATGTTGCTGTTGTTGATACAGGTCTTGAAATAAAGCATCGTTCATTAAAAGACAATGTGGAAAGAAATGATAGAGTCAATCAAGAGTTACCTACTTCATTAAATTTCAGAGAAAACAGACTACAAAAGAACGATCCCTCACCTATAGCCCAAGATAAAGACGATCATGGAACCATGGTTGCGGGGATTATTGGTATGCGGAGTAATTTAGGTTATGGCGGATCAGGCGTTGCGCCACGCGCATTTTTAACTGGATATAACATTATTCAGGCTGAAGATAATGTACAGACCTTCCAAAATTTTGTCGACTCTTTGGGAGGATCTGACGAGTCAAATAAAAACCATATTTTCAGTATGAGTTATGGAGATAATAATATCTCCCAAATCAGTGCAGATGATTTCGTAACAAACGGCTCACTTACTGCTTATCGCTATGGTGTGAAAAATTTAAGAGATGGCAAAGGTGCTCTGTATGTAAAAGCTGCAGGTAATGGTTTTTATAAATTAGGAAATGAAGAACCTTATATCTCTGCTTGTAAAACAGCGTTGGAACTGAATGTTTCATGTCAAAATTCAAATATGAATACAGATAATTCATTGCCAGAAGTTATAACAGTTGGGGCATTAAATGCCAAAGGAATAAAAACGAGTTATTCCACAACAGGATCATCTTTATGGATAAGCGCTCCAGGCGGGGAATTTGGTTTTGATAAAGAGTGGATCAGTGAGCAATTCACCAGATTAGGTACGGCTTTTGACTGGGCAAATAAAAGAGCAACCGCTGGAGATCCGGCAATCGTAACTACAGATATGTCCGGTTCTGCGAGCGGAATGAGTAAAAGAATTAATTTTAACACTGCAGAAGAAATCTTTGATATACGAAATACTTTTAATGCAGGATTAGTTGAAGGAAACGAAAGCTACGATTACACAAATACGATGAACGGAACATCATCTGCGACACCTGTTACTTCTGGAAGTATTGCGCTTATTTTAGAAGCTAATCCAAAATTAACATGGAGAGATGTCAAATACATTCTTGCTAAAACAGCAACAAAAGTCGACCCATATTTTGAAGGAGTTAAAGTTAAACTGGCTGATGGTGAGTACCAAGCAGAGCAAGGCTGGGTGAATAATGCAGCTGGTTTTCATTTTTCAAATTACTACGGATTTGGCCGCGTAAATGTTGCTGATGCTGTTAAGTTAGCAAAGAAATATAAGCTTGGTAGTCTCGGACAATATGTTGAGATACCACGTGAATCTGCCTTAAAAACGATTGGTTTTAACACAGAAATAAAACAAGGCGTGCAAAATTCTTATACGGTTTCTTTACCAGCTGTAAAAAGTTCACAAAATTTAACGTTAGAATCTGTCCGTCTTTTTGTTTCAATTGATAGCTCATATATTGGTGATGTTGGAATTGAATTAACTTCACCAAGTGGGACTAAGAGTATTATTTGGAATATCGGAAATGCGTTTTCTAATAAAGGCAATTTAAAAAATATGCCAATCCAAAGCAATGCGTTTTATGGAGAAAATAGTAAAGGCGTCTGGAAAGTTAAGATAATAAATTCTGGCTTACACAGTGCTAACGTGAAACTCAAAGGTTTAGGTATTCAATTTGCAGGACAAAAAACAAAAGCATAA
- a CDS encoding 5-formyltetrahydrofolate cyclo-ligase, with translation MRNLSQILSANQNSLEVSKKKTELRKILIEERKVLAENSKPQDWGARQFFRALDLLKLTVQDLTRKVQENEIKVACYFPIRNELDIACFASETWIFPALTADNQLMWFEYGDGKSEYIENKYGIKEKGQDHCFFYSENMPPLLLFVPGLAASQDGYRLGYGGGYYDRFLNKFKNNVTTVFCLPSDKFIFDSLPIDQWDEKVDLVIW, from the coding sequence ATGAGAAATTTAAGCCAAATCCTTTCCGCAAATCAAAATAGCTTAGAAGTTTCAAAGAAAAAGACAGAATTGAGAAAAATACTTATCGAAGAAAGAAAAGTTCTTGCAGAAAACTCTAAACCACAAGATTGGGGAGCGCGGCAATTTTTTAGGGCATTAGATTTGTTAAAATTAACAGTGCAAGATTTGACAAGGAAAGTTCAAGAAAATGAAATAAAGGTGGCTTGTTATTTTCCAATTCGAAATGAGCTTGATATAGCATGTTTTGCTTCAGAAACCTGGATATTTCCTGCATTAACAGCGGATAATCAACTGATGTGGTTTGAATATGGAGATGGAAAATCCGAATATATTGAAAATAAATATGGAATAAAAGAAAAAGGTCAAGATCATTGCTTTTTTTATTCAGAAAATATGCCGCCCCTTTTGTTATTTGTACCAGGTTTAGCCGCTTCTCAAGATGGTTATAGACTAGGCTACGGTGGTGGCTATTATGATAGATTTCTCAATAAATTTAAAAATAATGTAACAACGGTATTTTGTTTGCCCTCAGATAAATTCATTTTTGATAGCTTACCCATTGATCAATGGGATGAGAAAGTCGATCTCGTGATTTGGTGA
- a CDS encoding DNA methyltransferase, with the protein MVATLSFLGKELAANLAFEKPLHDYHELGSSILLSQNIILNNNILIRSENLDTLKFLYSTHTKFNIIYIDPPYNTGLKLTYKDSFKSLLESQDAWLCMIYPRIILAHKILQENGVIFVSIDDRENANLTILMREVFGINNHIGTIKWRKKNKPSFLDKHLGNVIEYILVFAKNKNKLLKLVGEKSTEISRPVLNFTNPISNRILLAGTKAKCKDGVYPKGMYTNRTLSLELKQDAVIKNGLLLHNTEVSGKFRVSQEILDKSVFITKTFGLRRSILESEQVQRHATDDATHNFESNEDAETQLKSLFNGEKVFDFPKPVGLLKHLISMYQTENKSEKIHCLDFFAGSATLAQAVYDLNFEKQNKYLFCCVQSEEKINKSVNYNGLYTVADIAQHRIRAIEEKYKIFPRCKIFTTKSQKN; encoded by the coding sequence ATGGTAGCTACTCTTTCTTTTTTAGGCAAAGAACTGGCAGCAAACCTTGCTTTTGAAAAACCCCTACATGATTATCATGAATTGGGGTCTTCTATTCTTTTATCTCAAAATATTATTTTAAATAATAATATTCTCATCCGTAGCGAAAATCTCGATACTCTGAAATTTCTATATTCAACACATACCAAGTTTAATATTATTTATATAGATCCTCCATACAATACAGGATTAAAATTAACCTATAAAGATAGTTTTAAAAGTCTTTTAGAAAGTCAAGACGCTTGGCTTTGCATGATTTATCCACGTATTATTTTAGCCCATAAAATTTTACAGGAAAATGGTGTTATATTTGTCTCTATAGATGATCGTGAGAACGCAAATTTAACCATATTAATGCGTGAAGTTTTTGGTATCAATAATCATATTGGGACTATTAAATGGCGCAAAAAAAATAAGCCTTCATTTTTAGATAAACATCTAGGAAATGTTATCGAATATATCCTTGTTTTTGCCAAAAATAAAAATAAATTATTGAAATTAGTCGGTGAAAAAAGCACTGAAATAAGTCGCCCTGTTCTCAATTTTACCAACCCAATTTCGAACCGCATCTTGCTTGCTGGAACAAAAGCAAAATGCAAAGATGGGGTTTATCCAAAAGGTATGTATACAAATCGCACTCTAAGTTTAGAATTAAAACAGGATGCCGTGATTAAGAATGGGCTTCTTTTACATAATACCGAAGTAAGCGGTAAATTCAGAGTTTCCCAAGAAATTCTAGACAAAAGCGTTTTTATCACAAAAACATTCGGCTTAAGACGAAGTATTCTTGAAAGTGAACAGGTACAAAGACACGCCACAGATGATGCCACTCACAATTTTGAAAGCAATGAAGATGCAGAAACACAACTAAAATCTTTATTCAATGGTGAAAAGGTCTTTGACTTTCCAAAACCTGTAGGACTTTTAAAACACCTTATATCTATGTACCAAACAGAAAATAAAAGTGAAAAAATTCACTGTCTTGATTTCTTTGCTGGCAGTGCAACTCTTGCCCAAGCTGTCTATGATTTAAATTTTGAAAAACAAAATAAATATTTATTTTGTTGTGTTCAAAGTGAGGAAAAAATTAATAAATCTGTAAATTATAATGGTTTATATACAGTCGCTGATATTGCACAACATCGTATAAGAGCTATTGAAGAGAAGTACAAAATTTTTCCTAGATGCAAAATTTTCACAACAAAAAGTCAAAAAAATTAA